In Fusarium oxysporum f. sp. lycopersici 4287 chromosome 6, whole genome shotgun sequence, a single window of DNA contains:
- a CDS encoding insulysin (At least one base has a quality score < 10) has product MLKPRVLPKAQWPILRSLILTKGSNYVFRKTLKDPDNVNHCVGTWFYVGSRDDRDVRTKTLLLEQMLREPAFDQLRTKEQLGYIVGSGRRSFSTTYGFHFLIQSEMAPEFLDSRIEAFLMRYADTLEKMSETELEDHKRSLIVRRLEKLGKLEEESKQHWDEIESEEYDFEFRQLDAARIRQLTKAEIVDFFNQHLNPTSSQRARLSIYLKAQCKAEGVDKRQEEAQKNADEEPHAGDAVEAAEEITNVRFWKAGLTVSSGVRPVKHVSDFERWYVPLKACRTNLKHWVYGTLSRLR; this is encoded by the exons ATGCTGAAGCCGCGGGTTTTGCCCAAGGCCCAGTGGCCTATCCTGCGGTCACTCATTCTGACCAAAGGTTCCAACTACGTCTTCAGAAAGACCCTCAAGGATCCCGACAACGTCAACCACTGCGTCGGGACTTGGTTTTATGTTGGTAGCAGAGACGATCGCGACGTTCGAACCAAGACTCTACTTCTGGAACAGATGCTCCGTGAGCCAGCCTTTGATCAGCTCCGGACTAAGGAGCAACTCGGTTACATCGTCGGGAGCGGACGTCGATCATTCTCGACGACATATGGTTTCCACTTCCTCATCCAGAGTGAGATGGCACCAGAGTTCCTTGACTCGCGTATCGAGGCTTTCCTCATGAGGTATGCGGACActctggagaagatgagcgaGACTGAGCTTGAGGATCACAAGCGAAGTTTGATCGTCCGGCGTCTAGAGAAGCTTGGAAAACTGGAAGAAGAATCTAAACAGCATTGGGACGAAATCGAAAGCGAAGAATATGATTTTGAGTTTC GTCAACTCGATGCCGCCCGGATTAGACAGCTAACCAAGGCTGAAATTGTGGATTTCTTCAACCAGCATCTCAACCCTACTTCCAGTCAGAGGGCACGCTTATCGATTTATCTAAAGGCCCAATGCAAGGCTGAAGGGGTCGATAAGCGACAGGAAGAGGCTCAGAAAAACGCTGACGAGGAGCCGCACGCTGGAGATGCCGTTGAGGCGGCCGAAGAAATTACCAACGTCAGGTTTTGGAAAGCTGGTCTCACTGTCAGCTCGGGGGTCAGACCTGTCAAACATGTAAGCGACTTTGAGCGTTGGTATGTGCCGCTTAAGGCTTGCCGTACGAACTTAAAGCATTGGGTCTATGGTACTTTGTCACGGCTTAGGTGA
- a CDS encoding insulysin (At least one base has a quality score < 10) — protein MPHSEREEDAPTVAGNAHIPVTLVTDSLEKPLQDDRKYRVIRLGNELEVTLVHDPKTDKASAALDVNVGYFSDEPDIPGMAHALLFMGTKKFPIENEYGQYISANAGDSNAYTGPTSTTFFFDISAKPDNGQEPSDTNPSPLREALDRFAQFFIEPLFLAETLDRELQAVDSEHKKNLQNDTWRLPQLGKFLSNPEHPFCHFGTGNFEALKTLPEARGINVRDKFIEFHARHYSANRMKLVVLGREPLDVLQKWVAELFSPVINKKLPPNRWPGELPFREADLGRQCFAKPVKDSIELNLQFPFIDEESMFATQPSRYISHLIGHEGPGSIMSCIKSKGWANGLTAGASPICPGAPGTFDVEVLLTEEGLENYPEIVKIFFQYISLLRESPPQEWIFQEQKKMADIDFMFEQKTPACEFTCRISSAMQKPLPREWLLSGHSRLREFAPDEIQKALATIHPDNFRMTIVSREYPGNWDQKEKWYGTEYRHEKIPDDLMEECRKAFAVSPKDRLSALHLPHKNKFIPTKLEVKRKEVDKPAQNPRVIRNDCIARTWWKKDDTFWVPRANVVVSLKTPLIYASAENNVKARLFSDLVRDRLEEYSYDAKLTGLQYNVGLHSRGVFLEIGGYNDKLPVLLEQVVTTMRDLDIKEDRFEIVRERLIRGYSNWQLQSAYCQISNYTKWLNAPGGDFIAEELATALSSVSLEGVRLFQKQMLGQVFIEVYVNGNMYKKDALKATHMVESRLANLSISIYRHLM, from the exons ATGCCTCACTCGGAACGCGAAGAAGATGCCCCCACAGTAGCGGGCAATGCTCATATACCCGTGACGCTTGTTACTGACTCCCTCGAGAAGCCTTTACAAGACGATCGTAAATACCGAGTTATCCGTCTGGGGAACGAGCTCGAGGTTACCCTGGTGCATGATCCCAAGACCGACAAGGCCAGCGCTGCGTTAGATGTCAATGTGGGATACTTTAGCGATGAGCCTGATATTCCCGGTATGGCCCATGCG CTTCTCTTCATGGGCACCAAGAAATTTCCAATTGAGAACGAATACGGCCAATATATCTCCGCCAATGCAGGAGATTCAAATGCTTACACAGGGCCGACATCGACAACCTTCTTTTTCGATATCTCTGCCAAGCCGGACAATGGCCAGGAACCTTCCGATACCAACCCATCTCCTCTGCGCGAGGCTCTCGACCGATTCGCCCAGTTCTTCATTGAGCCTCTCTTCCTTGCCGAGACCTTGGATCGAGAGCTACAGGCTGTCGATTCAGAACACAAAAAGAATCTCCAAAACGACACGTGGAGGCTGCCTCAGCTAGGGAAGTTTCTCTCTAACCCTGAACACCCGTTCTGCCACTTCGGTACTGGCAATTTTGAGGCTCTCAAGACACTTCCCGAGGCACGTGGAATTAATGTGAGGGACAAGTTTATCGAGTTTCATGCCAGACACTATTCAGCAAACCGCATGAAACTAGTTGTTCTAGGTAGAGAACCGCTTGACGTGCTTCAGAAATGGGTCGCTGAGTTGTTCTCTCCtgtcatcaacaagaagcttccGCCAAACAGATGGCCCGGCGAACTTCCTTTCAGGGAAGCCGATCTCGGTAGGCAGTGTTTCGCGAAGCCTGTTAAGGACTCGATAGAGCTTAACCTGCAATTCCCCTTTATCGATGAGGAGTCTATGTTTGCTACTCAGCCTAGCCGATATATTAGCCATCTCATCGGGCACGAGGGCCCGGGAAGTATCATGTCATGTATCAAGTCCAAAGGTTGGGCAAATGGTCTTACCGCCGGTGCCTCCCCCATCTGCCCCGGTGCTCCTGGTACCTTTGATGTAGAGGTCCTTTTGACGGAGGAGGGTCTCGAGAACTACCCTGAAATCGTCAAGATCTTTTTCCAGTACATCAGTCTCCTGCGCGAGAGCCCGCCCCAGGAGTGGATCTTCCAAGAGCAGAAGAAAATGGCTGATATCGATTTTATGTTTGAGCAAAAGACGCCTGCCTGTGAATTTACCTGCCGAATCAGCTCTGCCATGCAAAAGCCTCTTCCTCGGGAATGGCTGCTTAGTGGACACAGCCGTCTCCGAGAGTTTGCACCTGATGAGATCCAAAAGGCCCTTGCCACGATTCACCCGGATAACTTCCGCATGACCATTGTATCACGCGAATATCCTGGCAACTGGGACCAGAAGGAAAAGTGGTACGGAACTGAATATCGACATGAAAAGATCCCCGATGATCTTATGGAGGAGTGCAGGAAAGCCTTTGCAGTCTCTCCCAAAGATCGACTGTCTGCCCTTCACCTACCTCACAAGAACAAGTTTATTCCTACCAAGCTCGAGGTCAAGAGGAAGGAGGTGGATAAGCCGGCACAGAACCCCAGGGTTATCCGCAATGATTGCATTGCCAGGACATGgtggaagaaggatgataCATTCTGGGTTCCTCGCGCCAACGTTGTTGTCAGCTTGAAGACACCACTTATATATGCTTCAGCAGAAAATAACGTCAAGGCTCGACTGTTCTCGGACCTCGTCCGTGATAGGCTCGAGGAGTACTCGTACGACGCGAAGCTGACTGGCTTGCAGTACAACGTCGGTCTCCATTCGCGCGGTGTGTTCCTGGAGATTGGCGGCTACAATGATAAGCTGCCCGTGCTCTTAGAACAAGTCGTCACAACAATGCGAGACCTGGATATCAAAGAAGATCGTTTTGAGATCGTCAGGGAGCGCTTGATCCGAGGATACAGCAATTGGCAGCTGCAGTCAGCCTACTGTCAGATTAGCAACTACACCAAGTGGCTCAATGCCCCCGGAGGGGACTTTATAGCAGAGGAGTTGGCAACGGCGCTCTCAAGCGTCTCACTGGAAGGTGTCAGGCTGTTCCAGAAGCAGATGCTTGGACAGGTCTTCATCGAAGTGTACGTAAACGGTAACATGTACAAGAAGGATGCTCTTAAGGCCACCCATATGGTCGAGTCCAGGCTGGCGAATCTATCTATATCTATCTACCGGCATCTTATGTAG
- a CDS encoding hypothetical protein (At least one base has a quality score < 10): MTSNELASVSSASSSSPQSPTTSHKSSHADDLFAEGLSSATATTITSENQSEDGNLEPKTATLADNSIPAPLEHHRNRMELFGMWTQNIRNQMVMPEANPISICLQLLGPAVVLLRELQQAVGVEPSSPLGRFTAGTVDGCKTSTVIMEKTIDASFTVEIDLIGKLSLESIGKRFGDSEAPFIHDMIFGDAVLLKLMVDMRKYCHDSEHVSSLPIALQYAAATVYLDFFECCVKVLVQRKKRKQPDTAVGKEDPGEIATLNTVVMY, translated from the coding sequence ATGACAAGCAATGAATTGGCCTCTGTATCGtcggcttcatcatcttctccccAATCTCCTACAACTTCACACAAGAGTAGCCATGCGGACGACCTATTCGCCGAAGGGCTATCAAGTGCCACGGCAACTACGATTACTAGTGAAAATCAAAGTGAAGATGGAAATTTGGAGCCCAAGACAGCAACGCTGGCCGACAACTCTATACCAGCACCTTTGGAACATCACCGCAACCGGATGGAGCTATTTGGCATGTGGACTCAGAACATTCGGAATCAGATGGTGATGCCTGAGGCAAATCCCATTAGCATTTGCCTTCAGCTACTGGGACCAGCCGTTGTCCTTCTCCGCGAGCTCCAGCAGGCTGTTGGTGTCGAGCCGAGCAGCCCTCTTGGAAGATTTACCGCCGGGACTGTCGATGGCTGCAAGACAAGCACCGTAATCATGGAAAAAACGATTGATGCATCTTTTACTGTTGAGATCGATTTAATTGGCAAGTTGTCCCTTGAGAGCATTGGCAAGCGGTTTGGTGATAGCGAAGCTCCCTTCATCCACGATATGATATTTGGGGACGCCGTATTGTTGAAGCTAATGGTGGACATGCGGAAGTATTGTCATGACTCCGAGCACGTGTCGTCACTGCCTATAGCACTTCAGTATGCTGCTGCTACTGTTTACTTAGACTTTTTCGAATGTTGCGTCAAGGTGCTTGTCCAGAGAAAGAAACGCAAACAACCAGACACGGCCGTTGGGAAGGAAGATCCTGGAGAGATTGCTACCCTGAACACTGTAGTCATGTATTGA
- a CDS encoding hypothetical protein (At least one base has a quality score < 10) — MHLESDYRFGMDDAAFSLCSQPMSCPSTTTSFSSASSAYDPFTPTPRRSTPDGFSNIDFGVSYSPVRHRAELTPPPSAMGKFMFGPVKPEPEHASFFDSLPSTPMNQEQLGFECEHMMDMNMAQNGSMGSLTPQSSFGMYSYSPDASMGPASFTMTPMQSISGSEAAETGSSWCCANDSTNTFFPIRQLSSDFDAFDLDHHSQSQLGYHFHDLNSPNYKRAQRKLMVHGIQQKSAELKRAQSRSSRKRSSKPNSAQVSVQRAMCKCDYPGCLKVFQRNEHLKRHKQVFHGEGPNRFSCEFCGKDQFNRQDNLNNHRRLHVRPNSRNRGVQFIPAAVPVIEQEERSRKRRAPSKPKMAKKHCSKD; from the exons ATGCATCTCGAGTCAGATTACCGGTTCGGCATGGACGACGCCGCTTTCAGCCTCTGCAGCCAGCCCATGTCCTGTCCTTCTACCACCACAAGTTTCTCCTCGGCCTCATCAGCCTACGACCCGTTCACTCCTACACCTCGACGGTCAACACCTGATGGATTCAGCAACATCGACTTTGGGGTTTCTTACAGCCCTGTCCGTCACCGGGCAGAGCTGACCCCTCCCCCATCAGCAATGGGCAAGTTCATGTTCGGGCCTGTgaagcctgagcctgagcaCGCCTCATTCTTCGACTCCCTCCCCAGCACTCCCATGAATCAAGAGCAACTCGGCTTCGAGTGCGAGCATATGATGGACATGAACATGGCACAAAACGGTTCAATGGGATCACTAACACCACAAAGCTCCTTTGGCATGTATTCGTACTCTCCTGATGCTTCCATGGGCCCCGCCTCATTCACGATGACACCAATGCAAAGCATCTCTGGCTCTGAAGCTGCCGAGACCGGCTCATCATGGTGTTGTGCCAACGATAGCACCAACACATTCTTTCCCATCAGACAACTCTCTAGTGATTTTGACGCTTTTGACTTGGACCACCACTCTCAGTCACAGCTTGGTTACCATTTCCACGACCTCAACTCTCCTAACTACAAGCGTGCTCAAAGGAAGTTGATGGTCCACGGGATACAACAGAAGAGTGCCGAACTTAAGCGAGCTCAGTCCCGATCATCAAGGAAGCGATCGAGCAAGCCCAATTCTGCTCAAGTTAGTGTTCAAAGAGCCATGTGCAAGTGTGACTACCCTGGTTGCCTCAAGGTCTTCCAACGAAATGAGCACCTTAAGCGTCACAAGCAAGT TTTCCATGGTGAAGGGCCCAACCGTTTCTCATGCGAGTTCTGCGGAAAGGACCAATTCAACCGTCAAGATAATCTCAACAACCACCGCAGGTTACACGTACGACCCAACAGCCGAAACCGCGGTGTTCAGTTCATCCCTGCTGCAGTCCCTGTCATTGAGCAAGAGGAGCGAAGCAGAAAGCGAAGAGCACCATCAAAGCCGAAGATGGCAAAGAAGCATTGCTCAAAAGACTAA
- a CDS encoding hypothetical protein (At least one base has a quality score < 10) — translation MFLATQNDTDDPDGVAPQSPKLEPLYLRHQESSPSPPPLIPTTKASRNSKFYETSGYANLINNLDGGRNPDIAREVDRENLPCGEDSPDEESWRDSAVDGNLAADALPINGLSARGYISGSKVTSPLIPSSNGALPPLHHGLRAPAGNSKETLPSQSLPSLRSTLGELRDLPPERPSEQDLGRSRPGPSSTFPPSPAANLGHRFSLTTNLLSSPRSAPDRYRTLSSHSTAEGSTDHEPANGTHARATTEYSSSNATGTPNTDHSASSPAASVSINSTSITDRMSIDGMTHPQPIAGLYTCTFQGCRVEPFQTKYLLNSHMNVHSSVRLHYCPVKGYPRSEGGKGFKRKNEMLRHGLVHDSPGYVCPFCPDREHKYPRPDNLQRHVRVHHIDKDKDDPQLRAVLAQRPDGPNRDRRSRNPPS, via the exons ATGTTCCTAGCTACGCAGAACGATACAGACGACCCGGATGGCGTGGCTCCTCAAAGCCCAAAACTCGAACCGCTATATCTAAGGCACCAAGAGTCATCTCCAAGTCCTCCCCCCCTTATACCTACAACTAAAGCCAGTCGTAACAGCAAGTTTTATGAAACCTCTGGGTATGCCAACTTGATAAATAATCTCGACGGCGGACGCAACCCCGACATAGCTCGCGAAGTTGACCGCGAAAACCTTCCATGCGGCGAAGACTCACCAGATGAAGAATCGTGGCGAGATAGTGCCGTCGACGGCAACCTCGCTGCAGACGCACTCCCGATCAACGGTCTGTCTGCGCGGGGATATATCTCCGGTAGCAAAGTCACATCGCCACTCATCCCTTCGTCTAACGGAGCCTTACCGCCGCTTCACCATGGGCTTCGCGCACCAGCAGGCAATTCTAAGGAGACTCTTCCATCACAGTCTCTCCCGTCTCTTCGTTCAACACTTGGTGAGCTCCGAGACTTACCCCCAGAGCGCCCATCCGAACAAGATCTCGGTCGATCTCGCCCAGGCCCATCCTCGACTTTCCCTCCTTCGCCAGCTGCAAATCTAGGGCATAGGTTCAGTTTGACTACCAATCTCCTGTCATCACCCCGTTCAGCACCAGATAGATATCGAACACTCTCCTCGCACTCTACGGCAGAGGGGAGTACAGATCATGAGCCTGCAAATGGTACCCACGCTCGCGCCACAACGGAATATAGTAGTAGCAATGCTACCGGGACTCCGAATACCGATCATTCTGCCTCTTCACCCGCCGCATCAGTCTCGATCAACTCAACCTCAATTACCGACCGGATGAGCATTGATGGAATGACACATCCGCAGCCTATTGCCGGCTTATATACATGTACATTCCAGGGATGCCGGGTGGAACCGTTCCAGACAAAATATCTTCTCAATTCTCATATGAATGTGCACTCGTCAGTACGGCTACACTATTGTCCAGTCAAAGGATATCCGAGAAGTGAAGGGGGCAAGGGCTTCAAGAGAAAGAATGAAATGTTAAGACATGGTCTAGTTCATGATTCTCCAGGCTACGTTTGCCCTTTTTGCCCTGACAGGGAACACAAATATCCACGTCCAGATAACCTTCAGCG ACATGTCCGTGTTCATCACATagacaaagacaaggacGACCCGCAACTGAGAGCTGTACTCGCTCAGCGACCAGATGGACCCAATCGCGATCGACGAAGTCGCAACCCACCGTCATAA